A stretch of the Conger conger chromosome 3, fConCon1.1, whole genome shotgun sequence genome encodes the following:
- the nifk gene encoding MKI67 FHA domain-interacting nucleolar phosphoprotein — MTEGKSPSAKPAKSLLALNPSEEAEFKKKVQAVKTRPKKGEPLNPGVVYVAHLPNGLFEPQLRQYFEQFGTVLRLRLSRSKKTGGSKGYAFVEFDCDEVAKIVAETMNNYLMGERLIKCSLVPPERVHSRLFVGSKKVFAKPSLPAVKRYNKKRTSEETKRMTGKLLQKEAKLRKKLAAKGIDYDFPGFASQLSKNKTAADDTNASICSQDVTPVCTPSVLEKRKSVKIDDDDEDDEIIIKAQPTPKTSKRKKTT; from the exons ATGACTGAAGGTAAATCGCCTTCTGCCAAACCGGCCAAAAGCCTGCTGGCGTTAAATCCGAGCGAGGAGGCCGAATTTAAGAAGAAAGTACAGGCAGTGAAAACGCGTCCCAAAAAA GGTGAACCGTTGAACCCCGGAGTCGTTTACGTGGCCCACCTTCCAAATGGGCTCTTTGAGCCCCAACTCCGACAGTATTTCGAACAGTTTGGGACTGTGCTGAGGTTACGACTCTCCAGGAGCAAGAAG ACTGGTGGGAGCAAAGGTTATGCTTTTGTGGAGTTTGATTGTGATGAAGTGGCCAAAATTGTTGCAGAAACCATGAATAATTATCTCATGGGAGAAAGACTAATAAAAT GTAGCCTGGTGCCTCCCGAGAGGGTCCACAGCCGGCTGTTCGTTGGATCTAAGAAGGTCTTTGCAAAGCCTTCATTACCTGCTGTGAAGCGCTACAATAAGAAGCGTACATCAGAAGAGACCAAACGCATGACCGGCAAACTACTACAGAAAGAAGCCAAACTGCGCAAGAAGTTAGCAGCGAAGGGAATCGACTATGACTTCCCCGGATTT GCTTCTCAGTTGTCCAAAAATAAGACGGCAGCAGATGACACCAACGCTTCTATTTGCAGTCAG GATGTTACCCCTGTGTGCACTCCATCTGTCCTGGAGAAGAGGAAGTCTGTTAAAATCGATGACGACGACGAGGATGATGAGATCATAATCAAAGCCCAACCCACACCAAAGACGTCTAAACGAAAAAAGACAACATAG